Proteins from one Pseudostreptobacillus hongkongensis genomic window:
- a CDS encoding murein hydrolase activator EnvC family protein codes for MKKKILLTLSIFSLITLSNTSIESNQKRITQIDKQVKDNTSRINTNKNKITTAQKSEADAKKEIANLNNLINKLQSEYNIIEGEYIELLKSIGKSTQEINSSIQKIEESTKKINVGKEEYKNKIKVWNKVLNAKVYQRNINTAEESKKQSDLIKILGQEDNKIKSIESYKSQVEVHKKEEEKLKVKKETQAREVEKKKKELEGKRNELRNAKASKDQAVRNLQAIQSKLKSENVTIEKNNANLIAEKKRLNQQINAIIAAAKKREEEARKKAAAEAAKNKSSNNQNGNGSKTTTPTTPAVVVEQPKGTGHFIMPISGSIVVGYGQEKTPGITSKGIEIRGSLGQSVKASDSGLVLYSGSLKGLGAVIMIDHGNFITVYGNLSSVKVANGAKVTKGQVIGTLGRDSVTKEPNLYFEVRKGVNYVNPANYL; via the coding sequence ATGAAGAAAAAGATACTACTTACGCTTAGTATTTTTTCTTTGATAACTCTTTCTAATACAAGTATAGAATCGAATCAAAAAAGAATAACACAGATTGATAAACAAGTTAAGGATAATACTTCTAGGATTAATACAAATAAGAATAAAATAACAACAGCTCAAAAAAGTGAAGCTGATGCTAAAAAAGAAATTGCTAATCTTAATAACTTGATTAATAAATTACAATCTGAATATAATATTATTGAAGGTGAATATATTGAACTACTTAAAAGTATAGGTAAAAGTACTCAAGAAATAAATTCAAGTATACAAAAAATTGAGGAAAGTACTAAAAAAATTAATGTAGGGAAAGAAGAATATAAAAATAAAATTAAAGTTTGGAACAAGGTTTTAAATGCAAAAGTATATCAAAGAAATATAAATACAGCAGAGGAATCTAAGAAACAATCAGATTTAATAAAGATTTTAGGTCAAGAAGATAATAAAATTAAAAGTATTGAAAGTTATAAATCTCAAGTAGAGGTTCATAAGAAAGAAGAAGAAAAACTTAAAGTCAAAAAAGAAACACAGGCCAGAGAAGTTGAAAAGAAAAAGAAAGAGCTTGAAGGTAAAAGAAATGAATTAAGAAATGCTAAAGCTAGTAAAGACCAAGCAGTTAGAAATTTACAAGCTATTCAAAGTAAACTTAAGAGTGAAAATGTTACTATTGAAAAAAATAATGCTAACTTAATTGCAGAAAAGAAAAGATTAAATCAACAAATTAATGCAATTATTGCAGCGGCTAAGAAAAGAGAAGAAGAAGCTCGTAAAAAAGCAGCAGCAGAAGCAGCTAAAAACAAATCTTCAAATAATCAAAATGGTAATGGAAGTAAAACAACAACACCTACAACTCCAGCAGTTGTTGTAGAACAACCAAAAGGTACAGGACACTTTATTATGCCTATAAGTGGAAGCATTGTTGTTGGATATGGACAAGAAAAAACTCCAGGTATTACAAGTAAAGGTATAGAAATTAGAGGAAGTCTTGGTCAAAGTGTTAAAGCTTCTGATTCAGGATTGGTACTTTATTCAGGATCTTTAAAAGGTCTTGGAGCAGTAATTATGATAGATCATGGTAACTTTATTACAGTTTATGGAAATTTATCATCAGTTAAAGTTGCAAATGGAGCAAAAGTAACTAAAGGTCAAGTTATAGGAACTTTAGGAAGAGATAGTGTTACAAAAGAACCTAATTTATACTTTGAGGTAAGAAAAGGTGTAAATTATGTAAACCCAGCAAATTATTTATAA
- a CDS encoding phospho-sugar mutase, with translation MSYMKKYNEWLTYEGLDNDLRKQLLDISSDEKEIEDRFYQELEFGTAGLRGKLGAGTNRMNKYVIARATQALANVIKKEGQEAMDRGVAFAHDCRIFSPEFAEIAALVMASNGIRAYLFDSLRPTPELSYTVRYYKCISGINITASHNPKDYNGYKVYWEEGSQIKSNISDAVFEEISKLDIFTNYVTLTKEEAIEKGLLVMIGKEVDEAFLAEVMNTSLRGPEELDMSIKLVYTPLNGAGNVPVRTVLERKGYKNVYVVKEQEAPDGTFPTLVYPNPEDLKAFEYSEKLAYEKDADILIATDPDCDRLAVEVMHKGKIVPLNGNQTGVLLINYIVSTMKEKNIFPSNPVIVKSIVTGEMGQAVAESYGIEVMSVLTGFKNICAIANMYEESKEKNYIFGYEESIGYNIGTFVRDKDGVSSALMLTEMAGYYKKQGKTLIDVLEELFKQFGYYKEKGISVVLEGMEGQQRIKRMMVEFRNIFPREINGTKVKTVTDYKVQEVLDVETGVKSKIDVEATDAVKVSYEDGSWYTLRPSGTEPKIKLYIYVKDEVEARSKEKLEVFEKQVLEVLYSIK, from the coding sequence ATGAGTTATATGAAAAAATATAATGAATGGTTAACTTATGAAGGATTAGACAATGATTTAAGAAAACAATTGTTAGATATCTCAAGTGATGAAAAAGAGATAGAAGATAGATTCTATCAAGAATTAGAATTTGGTACAGCAGGTTTAAGGGGTAAATTAGGAGCAGGTACTAATAGAATGAACAAATATGTTATAGCTCGTGCTACACAAGCTTTAGCTAATGTTATTAAAAAAGAAGGACAAGAAGCAATGGATAGAGGAGTTGCTTTTGCACACGACTGTAGAATATTTTCACCAGAATTTGCAGAAATTGCAGCACTTGTTATGGCTAGTAATGGTATTCGTGCTTATTTATTTGATAGTTTAAGACCTACACCTGAATTATCTTATACAGTAAGATACTATAAATGTATTTCAGGAATAAATATTACAGCAAGTCACAATCCTAAAGATTATAATGGATATAAGGTTTACTGGGAAGAAGGATCACAAATAAAATCTAATATATCTGATGCTGTATTTGAAGAAATTTCAAAATTAGATATATTTACAAATTATGTTACTTTAACTAAAGAAGAAGCTATTGAAAAAGGTCTTTTAGTTATGATAGGTAAAGAAGTTGACGAAGCATTTTTAGCTGAAGTTATGAATACATCTTTAAGAGGACCAGAAGAATTAGATATGAGTATTAAATTAGTATATACTCCATTAAATGGTGCTGGTAATGTACCAGTAAGAACTGTACTTGAAAGAAAAGGGTATAAAAATGTGTATGTTGTAAAAGAACAAGAAGCTCCAGATGGAACTTTCCCAACACTTGTATATCCTAATCCAGAAGATTTAAAAGCATTTGAATATTCTGAAAAATTAGCATATGAAAAAGATGCTGATATATTAATAGCTACAGATCCTGACTGTGATAGACTAGCAGTTGAAGTTATGCATAAAGGAAAGATAGTTCCTTTAAATGGTAACCAAACAGGAGTTTTATTAATTAACTATATAGTTTCTACTATGAAAGAAAAAAATATATTCCCAAGTAATCCAGTTATAGTTAAATCTATAGTTACAGGAGAAATGGGACAAGCAGTAGCAGAAAGTTATGGAATTGAAGTTATGAGTGTTTTAACTGGATTTAAAAACATTTGTGCTATAGCTAATATGTATGAAGAAAGTAAAGAAAAAAACTATATTTTTGGATATGAAGAAAGTATAGGATATAATATAGGGACTTTTGTAAGAGATAAAGATGGAGTAAGTTCTGCACTTATGCTTACAGAAATGGCTGGATATTATAAAAAACAAGGAAAAACTTTAATAGATGTATTAGAAGAATTATTTAAACAATTTGGATACTATAAAGAAAAAGGTATTTCAGTAGTATTAGAAGGTATGGAAGGTCAACAAAGAATTAAGAGAATGATGGTTGAATTTAGAAATATCTTCCCAAGAGAAATAAATGGAACTAAGGTTAAAACAGTAACAGATTATAAAGTACAAGAAGTTTTAGATGTAGAAACTGGAGTTAAATCTAAGATAGATGTTGAAGCTACAGATGCGGTTAAAGTTTCTTATGAAGATGGAAGTTGGTATACATTAAGACCTTCAGGAACTGAGCCTAAAATTAAACTTTACATTTATGTTAAAGATGAAGTAGAAGCTAGATCTAAAGAAAAATTAGAAGTATTTGAAAAACAAGTATTAGAAGTTTTATATAGTATAAAATAA
- a CDS encoding alpha/beta hydrolase: protein MKGIFKFSIFMIVVLSILSCAGNYFYNYAINKDGLKTEAVKIFAEKNKNDMNLQKNKVWFDKNKKDVEIISKATGLKLKGYEFINPRSKKWVIVVHGFASEARGIVDHIIEFYRRGYNIFAPDLMAHGESEGNYVGMAGYDSKDLRQWIGYISEEYNNPDILLVGQSMGAATIMNTIDENLPDNVKAFIEDSGYIKLEEEYTYQLKKMFKLPYFPIIPSANFVTKLRAGYSFGEVDATDALKNTKLPAMIMHGGSDDFVPTSNAHIAYELLTSPKEIHIFEGRGHCEAAGKDYTEYWGYIDKFLNKYFK from the coding sequence ATGAAAGGTATATTTAAGTTTAGTATATTTATGATTGTTGTTCTTTCAATATTAAGCTGTGCAGGTAATTATTTTTATAATTATGCAATTAATAAAGATGGTTTAAAAACAGAAGCTGTTAAAATATTTGCTGAAAAAAATAAAAATGATATGAATTTACAAAAAAATAAAGTATGGTTTGATAAAAATAAAAAGGATGTTGAGATTATATCCAAAGCTACAGGTTTAAAGTTAAAAGGGTATGAATTTATAAATCCTAGATCTAAAAAATGGGTTATAGTTGTACATGGATTTGCAAGTGAAGCAAGAGGTATAGTTGACCATATTATAGAGTTTTATAGAAGAGGATACAACATATTTGCTCCAGATTTAATGGCTCATGGTGAAAGTGAAGGAAATTATGTTGGTATGGCAGGTTATGATTCTAAAGATTTAAGGCAATGGATAGGATATATATCAGAGGAATATAATAATCCTGATATACTATTAGTTGGTCAAAGTATGGGAGCTGCAACGATTATGAATACTATTGATGAAAATTTACCTGATAACGTTAAGGCATTTATAGAAGATAGTGGATATATTAAACTTGAGGAAGAATATACATATCAATTAAAGAAAATGTTTAAGTTACCATATTTCCCTATAATACCTTCAGCTAATTTTGTTACAAAATTACGTGCTGGTTATTCATTTGGTGAAGTAGATGCAACTGATGCATTAAAAAACACAAAACTTCCTGCTATGATTATGCATGGAGGTAGTGATGATTTTGTCCCAACAAGTAATGCTCATATAGCGTATGAGTTATTAACATCACCAAAAGAAATACATATATTTGAAGGTAGAGGTCATTGTGAAGCTGCAGGTAAAGATTACACAGAATATTGGGGTTATATAGATAAATTTTTAAATAAATATTTTAAATAG
- the ilvA gene encoding threonine ammonia-lyase, which translates to MITLKDIQIAQENIKDSIKRTPLIECPLLNQLTKANVKLKLENLQKTGSFKVRGALNKIQYLTEEEKNRGVIASSAGNHAQGVALGAQQEGIKATIVMPKFAPISKIIATQSYGANVVLEGDTFNDAYLHAVKLQKETNAVFLHAFDDDIIIAGQGTLGLEVYEDFKDVDILLCPVGGGGLMAGIAVALKESNPNIQIIGVEAENIPSMKKALESDAPLLVTGPQTIADGIAVGRVGDRPFDIFKKYVDDVVLVNEDEISQAILFLLEKSKVVAEGAGATALAALLFNKIGNVEGKNIAVVISGGNIDITNIEKIVNRAQIIQKKRAKLHILLKDNVGELSKITNIVSENKANILYLNQTRYSHNLKTNEQLLELVIECVDSSHLTAVLDNLSDKGIEYSLV; encoded by the coding sequence ATGATAACTTTAAAAGATATACAAATAGCACAAGAAAATATTAAAGATTCGATTAAAAGAACTCCATTAATTGAATGTCCCCTATTAAATCAATTAACAAAGGCTAATGTAAAATTAAAACTAGAAAATTTACAAAAAACAGGTTCATTTAAAGTACGTGGTGCACTTAATAAAATACAATACTTAACTGAAGAAGAAAAAAATCGTGGAGTAATAGCATCTTCTGCCGGTAACCATGCTCAAGGTGTTGCACTAGGTGCACAACAAGAAGGAATAAAAGCTACAATAGTAATGCCAAAATTTGCACCTATTTCAAAAATTATAGCAACACAAAGTTATGGTGCTAATGTTGTTTTAGAAGGTGATACTTTTAATGACGCCTATCTACATGCAGTTAAATTACAAAAAGAAACTAACGCTGTATTTTTACATGCTTTTGATGATGATATCATCATAGCTGGACAAGGTACTTTAGGTTTAGAAGTTTATGAAGACTTTAAAGATGTAGATATATTATTATGTCCTGTTGGTGGTGGAGGACTTATGGCTGGAATTGCTGTTGCTTTAAAAGAAAGTAATCCTAATATTCAAATTATAGGGGTTGAAGCAGAAAATATCCCTTCTATGAAAAAAGCACTAGAATCTGATGCTCCATTACTTGTTACAGGTCCTCAAACTATAGCTGATGGAATAGCTGTTGGACGTGTCGGAGATAGACCTTTTGATATATTCAAAAAATATGTAGATGATGTAGTATTAGTTAATGAAGATGAAATTTCACAAGCAATTTTATTCTTACTTGAAAAATCTAAAGTTGTTGCTGAAGGAGCAGGAGCTACAGCACTTGCTGCATTATTATTTAATAAAATAGGTAATGTAGAAGGTAAAAATATAGCTGTAGTTATATCTGGAGGTAATATAGATATAACAAACATTGAGAAAATAGTAAATAGAGCTCAAATCATACAAAAGAAAAGAGCAAAATTACATATACTATTAAAAGATAATGTAGGAGAACTTTCAAAAATAACAAACATAGTTTCTGAAAATAAGGCAAATATACTTTACTTAAATCAAACTAGATATTCTCACAACTTAAAAACTAATGAACAATTACTAGAATTAGTAATTGAATGTGTTGATAGTTCTCATTTAACTGCAGTACTTGATAACCTATCTGATAAAGGAATAGAATATAGTTTAGTATAG
- a CDS encoding GntR family transcriptional regulator produces the protein MKKNEHIYYNIYTEFKDKILNKELKPGEKLDSERNLSIKYNVSRNTIRHMFNLLEKEGYIFKIHGKGNFVSTIKMNQNLDTFYSFYENIKASGKIPSSKIIKHSIENATVELSEIFKIPINSKLIYFERLRLMDNIPIIFERTYLPLNRFQNFNPLDLNFKSMYNIFENEFNVVFSKATETLKPIMISDKQELFNLNLDKKTIGMQIIRTTFEKEKVIEYTISNIKDNVFEYRITLNKGW, from the coding sequence TTGAAAAAAAATGAACATATTTACTATAATATCTATACAGAATTTAAAGATAAAATATTAAACAAAGAGTTAAAACCAGGAGAAAAACTAGACTCTGAAAGAAATTTATCAATAAAGTACAATGTCAGTAGGAATACTATAAGGCATATGTTTAACTTACTTGAAAAAGAAGGATATATTTTTAAAATTCATGGAAAAGGTAACTTTGTTTCAACAATTAAAATGAATCAAAATTTAGATACCTTTTATAGTTTTTATGAAAATATTAAGGCTTCAGGAAAAATACCTAGCTCTAAGATAATAAAGCACAGCATAGAAAATGCAACTGTTGAATTATCAGAAATATTCAAAATACCTATAAATTCAAAATTAATATATTTTGAAAGACTTAGATTAATGGATAATATTCCTATAATTTTCGAAAGAACCTATTTACCTTTAAATAGATTTCAAAATTTTAATCCTCTAGATTTAAATTTTAAATCTATGTATAATATTTTTGAAAATGAATTTAATGTAGTTTTTTCAAAAGCAACAGAAACATTAAAACCAATAATGATTTCTGATAAACAAGAACTTTTTAATTTAAATTTAGATAAAAAAACTATAGGGATGCAAATAATTAGAACAACTTTTGAAAAAGAAAAAGTAATAGAATATACTATATCTAATATAAAGGATAATGTATTTGAATATAGAATAACACTTAATAAAGGATGGTAA
- a CDS encoding autotransporter domain-containing protein: MKFKNIAQVVFGLVALTSCSSVSNKTNNTVEVGAGNPRPTVVFYKSEDTTLPDYTENYGSEHFDIRGDYLYKGEQLDNQYIDSETIQYRTRVSNDIIILKETDTDYSKYPDASDDKYEVTISKIKNPKYNGTDTSIPKEINQKTIVDKSKKFVYVTLRSTDTGEERTVKINKSIKEIDPVEVVKKYYPDVARYKDLKNGLDNKRISLDVAAPDISRVKLEKNDKSIYKYEDLDDMVGEFEVDVRVRVNGFTSERDRFIKKKVVFGDKIEDYNGKYNELLSDLSKQSLRFSRDGSEVLGGFDEYKVSRLLSETQAAKEKDKNDNHLFDESKKNNEGLRFVTRILDESKDTPTVGKHKVVREIIKDGKVIYSKKDEAFVGFNGPTVLVTDNSFFDLSPEIEKRTYRQTPYYTDPKFDYQDMAKNEEEYKKKLSAIERTHGATVIGSMIDELSYSGSYFWRANQIAAIGLEGNKPLSDKNRISDKRLNDLIDTLMTSIVEANPDKVQFQVIQNDINKMRKQYLQPAIEGKYKPIGGTEVTLTDDQKSEYLKKYYDFIREKGMEMRGITEEDKIPYTDINFHVVSIGMKDGRSVNPTKVGNYLPKILDENKNIKLVNMSYGADHNFNEFAALEAMSDDEKQKATNYYNENPLYRFMIQAWLKSEKETLNENISKGQGEYFNALDLYDYFKSKDKINKNDFDKLVKFRKNILEQAISNAKEFSAANHDVLMIRSMGNTYNAAKVDLTSFDAKGKKNLFLDPNLKYNNNLGSVPSMINYLGQKEAQAEGKDYKYDYSYRKNLLEVVGVASKLSPYGSSSKDNFLNYGIGSVGVKFIKEKKITTGMYDYYISLVKELNNIRRHPEQYTREYEREIENQIIYVENYSSKNGHKDTIFSLTRAGESKLWAIAAEGEYVYVTKIDNKGKTIEKPEDGLNVEFGSSFAAPRVTAVGAKVQQLFPWMSAHQIKQTLLTTAKDDFAVLQGENGKRLLQGIYGVDENIGWGLLDKEKAYKGPARFVKALTHEVGAENFIADVKSGVYNFENDIEGSFDVLQHMISRNKIGDKDVEEIEKIGKEQGEEAARNKYQDKIVEYLQSLPFEERELFLDAGLVKKGKGTLMLSGNNTYKGDTVVQEGTLIVRGGSQSNHYVEQGAKLKLDINHTYIKDKEKVKDLKSIFGTLVNKGEVYSYSDSDAVSKYVPYRGSKTYVTPESNFSAAALDLTYTDDFNIELIKSRGVSNIVSRFTQRKSKPLFEAKTTREMIEGRVKLGTFPISEKLSLAMEYKDNKLTASLLLGGFSKPAEDKRPGGDKPPFLDELNKKLEELGLAEKAEEGAADGSKPKPGTHSLEKISDALDTILYANVQDAKKINGEALADSLLSAYTVSSLKLDENNKLLNQNLGNKKLTVIANNLNEFNITKDSVGKFDINTRVNGVNVGLGYRNDDTKVFATAEYINGDVSQDDIASTKYNALGANLLGRYSKNNVELDGIISTSVMFKNVVKDFMFETRTEHTQNQFTLSTHLNGGYRFNINDKGSIKPYVGLDLYTFIFGKYNEEKYNAETKKMENESLLGLKYNTQANVKVSARLGLDATYKINDMFGLNFDASYTKWLTDPTLKLKVESAEFEEIKNEVESIKLSDNDFRFGVGLNINPTNNLTLRVNYGNKNLTTQKLALGLNYQF, translated from the coding sequence ATGAAATTTAAAAATATAGCTCAAGTTGTTTTTGGTTTAGTTGCATTAACAAGTTGTTCAAGTGTTTCAAATAAAACTAATAATACAGTTGAAGTAGGTGCTGGAAATCCAAGACCTACAGTAGTATTCTATAAATCAGAAGATACAACACTTCCTGATTATACTGAAAATTATGGAAGTGAACATTTTGATATAAGAGGAGATTACTTATACAAAGGGGAACAATTAGATAATCAGTATATTGATAGTGAAACAATACAGTATAGAACACGTGTTTCAAATGATATCATAATCTTAAAAGAAACAGATACAGATTATTCTAAATATCCTGATGCATCTGATGATAAATATGAAGTTACAATAAGTAAAATAAAGAACCCTAAATATAATGGGACAGATACTAGTATTCCTAAAGAAATTAATCAAAAAACTATAGTTGATAAAAGCAAGAAATTTGTTTATGTAACTTTAAGAAGTACTGATACTGGAGAAGAAAGAACTGTAAAAATTAATAAATCAATTAAAGAAATAGATCCGGTTGAAGTTGTAAAAAAATATTATCCTGATGTTGCAAGATATAAAGATCTTAAAAATGGGTTGGATAATAAAAGAATTTCTTTAGATGTTGCAGCTCCTGATATAAGTAGAGTTAAATTAGAAAAAAATGATAAAAGTATCTATAAATATGAAGATTTAGATGATATGGTAGGAGAATTTGAAGTAGATGTAAGAGTTAGAGTTAATGGATTTACTTCAGAAAGAGATAGATTTATAAAGAAAAAGGTAGTATTTGGAGATAAAATAGAAGACTACAATGGTAAATATAATGAGCTATTATCAGATTTATCTAAACAATCATTAAGATTTAGTCGTGATGGAAGTGAAGTTTTAGGTGGTTTTGATGAATATAAAGTATCAAGATTATTAAGTGAAACTCAAGCGGCAAAAGAAAAAGATAAAAATGATAATCATTTATTTGATGAATCTAAAAAGAATAATGAAGGATTACGTTTTGTTACAAGAATTTTAGATGAATCTAAAGATACACCTACAGTAGGTAAACATAAGGTAGTAAGAGAAATAATAAAAGATGGTAAAGTTATTTATTCTAAAAAAGATGAAGCTTTTGTTGGATTTAATGGACCTACAGTTTTAGTTACAGATAACTCATTCTTTGATTTATCACCTGAAATAGAAAAAAGAACTTATAGACAAACACCATATTATACAGATCCTAAATTTGATTACCAAGATATGGCTAAAAATGAGGAAGAGTATAAGAAGAAATTATCTGCTATAGAAAGAACACATGGAGCTACTGTTATAGGTTCTATGATAGATGAATTAAGTTATTCTGGTTCATATTTCTGGCGTGCTAACCAAATTGCAGCTATAGGTCTTGAAGGAAATAAACCTTTAAGTGATAAAAATAGAATATCTGATAAAAGATTAAATGATTTAATCGATACTTTAATGACTAGTATAGTTGAAGCTAACCCTGATAAGGTTCAGTTCCAAGTTATACAAAATGATATTAATAAAATGAGAAAACAATACTTACAACCAGCTATAGAAGGTAAGTATAAGCCTATAGGTGGTACTGAGGTTACTTTAACAGATGATCAAAAAAGTGAATACTTGAAAAAATATTATGATTTCATACGTGAAAAAGGTATGGAAATGAGAGGTATAACTGAGGAAGATAAGATCCCTTATACTGACATTAATTTCCATGTAGTTTCTATAGGGATGAAAGATGGAAGAAGTGTAAATCCTACTAAAGTAGGGAATTACCTACCTAAAATATTAGATGAAAATAAGAATATTAAATTAGTTAATATGTCTTATGGAGCAGACCATAACTTTAATGAATTTGCTGCTCTTGAAGCTATGAGTGATGATGAAAAACAAAAAGCTACAAATTACTATAATGAAAATCCTTTATATAGATTTATGATACAGGCTTGGTTAAAATCTGAAAAAGAAACTTTAAATGAAAATATTTCAAAAGGTCAAGGAGAATATTTTAACGCTTTAGATCTTTATGATTACTTTAAGTCTAAAGATAAAATAAATAAAAATGATTTTGATAAATTAGTTAAATTTAGAAAAAATATATTAGAACAAGCTATATCAAATGCTAAAGAATTTTCAGCTGCAAATCATGATGTCTTAATGATAAGATCAATGGGTAATACATATAATGCAGCTAAAGTAGATTTAACTTCATTTGATGCAAAAGGTAAGAAAAACTTATTCTTAGATCCTAATTTAAAATATAATAATAATTTAGGAAGTGTACCTAGTATGATAAATTACTTAGGTCAAAAAGAAGCTCAAGCTGAAGGTAAAGACTATAAATATGATTATTCATATAGAAAAAATCTGTTAGAAGTAGTAGGTGTTGCAAGTAAGTTAAGTCCTTATGGATCAAGTTCTAAAGATAATTTCTTAAATTATGGAATAGGTTCAGTAGGTGTTAAATTTATTAAAGAGAAAAAAATTACAACAGGTATGTATGATTATTACATTTCACTTGTTAAAGAATTAAATAATATTAGAAGACATCCTGAACAATATACAAGAGAATATGAAAGAGAAATAGAAAATCAAATTATCTATGTTGAAAATTACTCTTCAAAAAATGGACATAAAGATACAATATTCTCACTTACAAGAGCTGGAGAATCTAAATTATGGGCTATAGCTGCTGAAGGTGAGTATGTATATGTTACTAAAATAGATAATAAAGGTAAAACTATAGAAAAACCAGAAGATGGTTTAAATGTAGAATTTGGTTCAAGTTTTGCTGCTCCACGTGTTACTGCAGTTGGGGCTAAAGTTCAACAATTATTCCCTTGGATGAGTGCTCATCAAATTAAACAAACACTATTAACTACAGCAAAGGATGATTTTGCTGTATTACAAGGTGAAAATGGTAAGAGATTACTTCAAGGTATATATGGAGTTGATGAAAATATAGGTTGGGGATTACTTGATAAAGAAAAGGCATATAAAGGGCCTGCAAGATTTGTAAAAGCATTGACTCATGAAGTTGGAGCAGAAAACTTTATAGCTGATGTTAAATCAGGAGTATATAACTTTGAAAATGATATAGAAGGATCATTTGATGTTCTTCAACATATGATTTCTAGAAATAAAATTGGGGATAAAGATGTTGAAGAAATAGAAAAAATAGGTAAAGAGCAAGGAGAAGAGGCTGCTCGTAATAAATATCAAGATAAAATAGTTGAGTATTTACAATCTTTACCATTTGAAGAAAGAGAATTATTCTTAGATGCTGGTCTTGTTAAAAAAGGTAAGGGTACATTAATGCTATCTGGAAATAATACATATAAAGGAGATACAGTAGTACAAGAAGGAACTCTTATTGTAAGAGGAGGATCTCAATCTAATCATTATGTAGAACAAGGTGCTAAATTAAAATTAGATATTAACCATACTTACATAAAAGATAAAGAAAAAGTAAAAGATCTTAAGTCTATATTTGGAACATTAGTAAATAAAGGAGAAGTTTATTCTTACTCTGATAGTGATGCAGTATCTAAATATGTACCATATAGAGGATCTAAAACATATGTTACTCCAGAATCTAATTTCTCAGCAGCAGCGCTTGACTTAACATATACAGATGACTTTAATATAGAACTTATTAAAAGTAGAGGGGTAAGTAATATTGTAAGTAGATTTACTCAAAGAAAATCAAAACCATTATTTGAAGCAAAAACTACTAGAGAAATGATAGAAGGAAGAGTTAAACTTGGTACTTTCCCTATAAGTGAAAAATTAAGTCTTGCAATGGAATATAAAGATAATAAACTTACGGCGTCATTACTTCTTGGAGGATTCTCAAAACCTGCAGAAGATAAAAGACCTGGTGGAGATAAACCTCCATTCTTAGATGAATTAAATAAAAAATTAGAAGAGTTAGGATTAGCTGAAAAAGCTGAAGAAGGTGCAGCAGATGGAAGTAAACCAAAACCTGGAACACATTCACTTGAAAAAATAAGTGATGCACTAGATACTATACTTTATGCAAATGTTCAAGATGCTAAGAAAATAAATGGAGAAGCTCTTGCTGATTCATTATTATCAGCTTATACTGTTTCTAGTCTTAAATTAGATGAAAATAATAAACTATTAAATCAAAATTTAGGTAATAAAAAATTAACTGTTATTGCAAATAATTTAAATGAATTTAATATAACTAAAGATAGTGTAGGTAAATTTGATATTAATACAAGAGTAAATGGAGTAAATGTAGGACTAGGTTATAGAAATGATGATACTAAAGTATTTGCTACAGCTGAATATATAAATGGTGATGTAAGTCAAGATGATATTGCATCAACAAAATATAACGCACTAGGTGCAAATTTACTTGGAAGATATAGTAAAAATAATGTTGAATTAGATGGTATAATATCTACAAGTGTTATGTTTAAAAATGTTGTTAAAGACTTTATGTTTGAAACAAGAACAGAACATACACAAAATCAATTTACTTTATCTACACATTTAAATGGTGGTTATAGATTTAATATAAATGATAAAGGAAGTATTAAACCATATGTAGGATTAGATCTATATACATTTATATTTGGTAAATATAACGAAGAAAAATACAATGCAGAAACTAAGAAGATGGAAAATGAATCTTTATTAGGTCTTAAATACAATACTCAAGCAAATGTTAAAGTTTCAGCAAGATTAGGACTTGATGCAACATATAAAATAAATGATATGTTTGGTTTAAACTTTGATGCTTCATATACAAAATGGTTAACAGATCCTACATTAAAATTAAAAGTTGAATCTGCTGAATTTGAAGAAATTAAAAATGAAGTAGAATCTATAAAACTTTCTGATAATGACTTTAGATTTGGAGTAGGATTAAATATTAACCCTACAAATAATTTAACTTTAAGAGTAAATTATGGTAATAAAAATTTAACAACACAAAAATTAGCACTAGGATTAAATTATCAATTTTAA